A region from the Acyrthosiphon pisum isolate AL4f chromosome A1, pea_aphid_22Mar2018_4r6ur, whole genome shotgun sequence genome encodes:
- the LOC100165973 gene encoding LIM/homeobox protein Lhx2 codes for MLKDIHSPGLAADPEDGSNGACCAGCGRSIDDRFYLSAVDMCWHIGCLQCAECKLPLDTELTCYSRHGNIYCKQDYYRLFSIKRCARCQGGIGACDLVMRAKDLVYHVECFACYACGAVLCKGDYYGVRDGAVFCRPDYERLKHRDMACDLEPMCSPPRAAGHHWPSAHKGRPRKKRNVQMLSSPMTTADCNGLTELNVLRIPQSTLEVMQATDLSSSMESLTYETSSLSSPTNSSTMGTTGGMSQQQHQQTRTKRMRTSFKHHQLRTMKSYFNINQNPDAKDLKQLAQKTGLSKRVLQVWFQNARAKWRRNIMRQENNQMVTSSMSNQNQTTPSDPDLIRGHTQTSQGLNFVDLF; via the exons ATGCTGAAGGATATTCACAGTCCGGGATTGGCAGCCGATCCGGAGGACGGCAGCAATGGAGCTTGTTGCGCCGGTTGCGGTAGATCGATAGACGACCGTTTCTACCTGTCCGCGGTGGACATGTGTTGGCACATAGGGTGTTTGCAATGTGCCGAATGTAAACTACCACTGGACACAGAACTAACGTGTTATTCGAGGCACGGCAACATATATTGCAAACAAGACTATTACag GCTGTTCTCGATAAAACGCTGCGCCCGGTGTCAGGGCGGTATCGGCGCTTGCGACCTGGTGATGAGAGCCAAGGACCTCGTGTACCACGTGGAGTGTTTCGCGTGTTACGCTTGCGGCGCGGTCCTGTGCAAGGGCGACTATTACGGAGTGCGGGACGGCGCCGTTTTCTGCCGACCGGACTACGAGCGGCTCAAGCACAGGGACATGGCGTGCGATCTGGAACCGATGTGCAGCCCTCCACGGGCGGCCGGCCACCACTGGCCGTCGGCGCACAAGGGCCGGCCGCGGAAGAAGAGGAACGTCCAGATGCTGTCGTCGCCCATGACGACGGCCGATTGCAACGGGCTCACCGAGCTCAACGTGCTCAGGATACCGCAATCGACATTGG AAGTCATGCAGGCCACAGACCTATCTTCTTCGATGGAATCGCTGACTTACGAAACGTCCAGCTTGTCCTCGCCCACAAATTCTTCGACGATGGGCACGACCGGTGGCATGTCGCAGCAGCAACATCAGCAAACGCGGACGAAGCGCATGCGAACGTCGTTCAAACACCACCAGCTGCGTACAATGAAGTCGTACTTCAACATCAACCAAAACCCAGACGCCAAGGACTTGAAACAGCTGGCTCAAAAGACTGGACTGTCCAAACGAGTGTTACAG GTTTGGTTTCAAAACGCTCGAGCAAAGTGGAGAAGAAACATCATGAGGCAAGAGAACAACCAAATGGTGACCAGTTCCATGTCGAACCAGAACCAGACTACGCCGTCCGACCCCGATCTGATCAGGGGACACACCCAGACCTCACAGGGTTTAAACTTTGTCGATCTCTTTTGA